In Sulfuracidifex metallicus DSM 6482 = JCM 9184, a single window of DNA contains:
- the glgX gene encoding glycogen debranching protein GlgX has protein sequence MVDWRDVPLRPGNPYPLGSTWLEEEDGVNFSLFSENATKVEILLFSRNKKYPKEVIEVRNRMADIWHTFVPGIRPGHLYAYRVHGPYKPEEGLRFNPNKALIDPYAKAISGSVEWDDSLFAYKIGDQREDLSFDERDSSPFIPKSVVIDPNFNWDDHHFKRFAWNRTVIYELHVKGFTKLREDLDENIRGSYKALASDKVTEYLKDLGITSVELMPVHHFVDDRFLVEKGLKNYWGYNTIGFFAPECRYSSSGCGGEQVKEFKEMVNALHNAGLEVILDVVFNHTAEGNHMGPTLSFKGIDNLSYYMLSPENRRYYLDYTGVGNTLNMSHPRVLQMVLDSLRYWVTEMHVDGFRFDLAAALARELYSVNMLSTFFIAIQQDPVLSMVKLIAEPWDVGPGGYQVGNFPPFWAEWNGKYRDTVRKFWRGDSLPYQEIANRIMGSPDIYLGTGKTPYASVNYVTSHDGFTLQDLVSYNSKHNEANGLNNQDGTNENFSWNCGFEGETNDPNVIACRERMKRNFIITLFISEGIPMLLGGDELSRTQRGNNNAFCQDNEISWVRWNLSDGEYDFLNFVRRAVKFYDAHPIFRRAKYFQGKKLLGMPFKDVTWYKVNGEEVDENTWSSPTKILVLVLEGGVIDEHDELGNRIADDTFLIIMNSDQGHIKVKIPGHGKWNIVLYSYMRHLSDKEKEVNSGEELEVEGKSVLVYRRVSS, from the coding sequence ATGGTCGATTGGAGAGATGTACCTTTAAGGCCTGGAAATCCGTACCCATTAGGCTCGACTTGGCTAGAAGAGGAGGATGGAGTCAATTTCTCTCTATTTTCGGAGAATGCAACCAAGGTAGAGATATTGTTGTTCTCAAGGAACAAGAAATATCCCAAGGAAGTAATAGAAGTTCGAAACAGGATGGCAGACATATGGCATACATTCGTCCCAGGGATAAGACCAGGGCATCTTTACGCTTATAGAGTCCACGGGCCTTATAAGCCGGAGGAGGGATTACGTTTTAATCCAAACAAGGCATTGATAGATCCCTACGCTAAGGCAATATCAGGATCAGTAGAATGGGACGACTCGCTTTTCGCTTATAAAATAGGAGATCAAAGGGAGGATCTCTCCTTCGACGAACGTGATTCTTCTCCCTTCATACCTAAAAGTGTAGTAATTGATCCTAACTTCAATTGGGATGATCACCATTTCAAGAGGTTCGCCTGGAATAGGACAGTGATTTATGAGCTTCACGTAAAGGGCTTTACGAAGCTTAGAGAAGATCTAGATGAAAACATAAGGGGATCTTACAAGGCTTTGGCTTCAGACAAAGTAACGGAGTATCTAAAGGATCTTGGAATAACAAGCGTAGAGCTAATGCCAGTCCATCACTTCGTTGACGATCGTTTCCTAGTGGAGAAAGGGCTAAAGAACTATTGGGGGTACAACACAATTGGTTTCTTTGCACCGGAGTGCAGATACTCTAGCTCAGGCTGTGGAGGAGAGCAAGTTAAGGAATTCAAGGAAATGGTTAACGCACTTCACAATGCAGGACTGGAAGTAATACTAGATGTTGTGTTTAACCATACGGCTGAAGGTAACCATATGGGTCCAACCCTTTCCTTCAAGGGCATTGACAACCTTTCTTATTACATGCTTAGCCCTGAGAACAGGAGGTATTACCTAGATTATACTGGAGTAGGTAATACGCTAAACATGAGCCATCCAAGGGTTCTACAGATGGTTCTCGACAGTCTCAGGTATTGGGTGACCGAAATGCACGTAGACGGTTTCAGGTTCGATTTGGCAGCAGCCTTAGCCAGGGAACTTTATAGCGTTAACATGTTATCCACTTTCTTCATAGCGATACAACAGGATCCTGTTCTCTCTATGGTGAAGCTGATAGCTGAGCCTTGGGACGTGGGTCCAGGCGGATATCAGGTGGGTAATTTTCCCCCTTTTTGGGCAGAATGGAACGGTAAGTATAGGGACACAGTAAGGAAGTTCTGGAGAGGAGATTCATTGCCATACCAAGAGATAGCTAACAGAATAATGGGATCTCCCGACATTTACCTAGGTACTGGAAAGACGCCTTATGCCTCGGTCAATTACGTAACATCTCACGATGGATTTACCCTGCAGGATCTAGTGAGCTATAACTCTAAACACAACGAAGCCAACGGTCTAAACAATCAGGACGGAACAAACGAGAACTTTAGCTGGAACTGCGGTTTTGAAGGTGAGACTAACGATCCTAACGTGATAGCATGTAGGGAAAGAATGAAAAGGAACTTCATCATCACGTTGTTCATAAGTGAGGGAATACCTATGTTGTTAGGAGGTGACGAGCTTAGCAGGACCCAACGTGGTAACAACAACGCCTTCTGTCAGGACAACGAAATCTCATGGGTCAGGTGGAACTTAAGTGACGGCGAGTACGACTTCTTAAATTTCGTCAGGAGAGCTGTAAAGTTCTATGACGCACATCCTATCTTCAGGAGAGCTAAATATTTCCAAGGTAAGAAGTTGTTGGGAATGCCCTTTAAGGACGTTACTTGGTATAAGGTAAACGGTGAGGAAGTGGATGAGAACACGTGGAGCTCTCCTACTAAGATTTTGGTTTTGGTTCTAGAAGGAGGAGTAATCGACGAGCATGACGAGTTAGGTAACAGAATAGCCGACGATACTTTCCTGATCATAATGAACTCTGACCAAGGTCACATTAAGGTAAAGATCCCTGGTCATGGAAAGTGGAACATTGTTCTTTACTCTTACATGAGACATCTATCTGATAAAGAGAAAGAGGTCAACAGCGGAGAGGAACTTGAAGTTGAAGGAAAGTCTGTTTTAGTTTACAGGAGAGTGTCCTCATGA
- a CDS encoding alpha-amylase family glycosyl hydrolase, producing MNMISTYRIQLREDGPTFKDVEEISDYLSWLGISHVYLSPVFKARKGSTHGYDVVDYVISDRLGGREGYERMSISLKEKGIGILQDVVPNHMAVSTENWRLMDVLRKGRNSKWSSMFDWWGDVITLPILEDKLEKVKHLISIDKEKRELIYRDWRLPLCDDVSTVDETLRRCYHLTWWIEGPSYRRFFYVNCLIGVNVEREEVLQEQIRNLPKVDGIRIDHIDGLFDPVNYVKRMKTLYPLVLVEKILTWGEKLEIPADGTTGYDFMNYVNHLLIDGDNHDEIERLYEEFTGKHDNLDSMIRESKRAVIRNYMKNEFSHVAKLASSSLGRDVSEDIYNFAECLPVYRVYSGEYDQCDPHGVVRELREKDTYTYNKLQQILPGAYAKGIEDTVFYRFIKLLSINEVGGFLERFGITQDQFHSFISSRQETTMNSTSTHDTKVSEDVRARIDYLSEIPDMWSSKIKEWRSLLRPKADPIDEYRFYQVLVGSLENFTEEYKERLKAYMIKAMRESKEKTTWEKPNLEYEEKVIQMVEDGFSNDGFRNDVSSFVKEVDLKGKEKSLAMITLKIMTPGIADFYQGTETWRYLLVDPDNRLKVDFRWLNSLRDETPSLDLGKHSTKTNLIRKLLKVKREIYGTEYKPLKVDKGYLAFKRGSYTVIVRTLSRAGKLNLQISGFDVVRGTEVGDMNEELSKFPVIVMKN from the coding sequence ATGAACATGATATCAACTTACAGGATTCAGCTTAGGGAAGACGGTCCTACCTTCAAGGACGTTGAAGAAATTTCAGATTATTTGTCGTGGTTAGGCATTTCTCATGTATATTTATCTCCGGTTTTCAAAGCTAGGAAAGGTAGCACTCACGGTTATGACGTGGTAGACTACGTCATAAGCGATAGACTAGGAGGCAGGGAAGGATATGAGAGAATGAGTATATCATTGAAGGAAAAAGGAATAGGGATTCTACAGGACGTTGTTCCAAATCACATGGCTGTCAGCACAGAGAATTGGCGTCTAATGGACGTGCTAAGGAAAGGAAGGAACAGCAAATGGAGTTCCATGTTCGATTGGTGGGGGGACGTAATCACTTTACCGATACTCGAGGACAAGTTAGAGAAAGTTAAGCATCTGATCAGTATAGACAAAGAAAAGAGAGAACTGATCTACAGGGATTGGAGACTTCCTCTATGCGATGACGTTAGCACAGTTGATGAGACTTTAAGGAGATGCTACCACTTGACATGGTGGATTGAAGGTCCGTCTTATAGACGCTTCTTTTACGTTAATTGTCTGATAGGTGTTAATGTAGAGAGGGAAGAAGTTTTACAAGAACAAATCAGGAATTTACCTAAGGTAGATGGGATAAGAATAGATCATATTGATGGACTTTTCGATCCTGTAAATTACGTAAAGAGAATGAAGACTCTTTACCCCCTAGTTTTAGTTGAAAAGATATTAACTTGGGGGGAGAAACTGGAGATTCCAGCAGATGGAACTACAGGATATGACTTCATGAATTACGTAAATCACCTCCTCATAGATGGAGATAACCATGATGAAATAGAGAGACTATACGAGGAGTTTACCGGCAAGCACGACAATTTAGATTCCATGATAAGGGAGAGCAAGAGGGCAGTAATCAGAAACTACATGAAGAACGAGTTCTCTCATGTAGCTAAGCTGGCTTCCTCTTCTCTGGGGAGGGACGTATCAGAGGACATTTATAACTTCGCTGAGTGCCTGCCAGTATACAGGGTTTACAGCGGAGAATATGACCAATGCGATCCTCATGGAGTTGTAAGAGAACTTCGTGAAAAGGATACATACACATATAATAAGCTCCAGCAGATACTCCCTGGCGCTTACGCCAAAGGTATAGAAGATACGGTGTTTTATCGCTTTATCAAGCTTCTCTCAATAAACGAGGTAGGCGGATTCTTAGAAAGGTTTGGAATCACGCAGGATCAGTTTCATTCATTCATTTCATCGAGGCAAGAAACCACAATGAACTCTACGTCAACTCATGATACGAAGGTAAGCGAGGATGTTAGGGCTAGGATAGATTACTTGTCCGAGATACCTGACATGTGGAGTTCTAAAATAAAGGAATGGAGGAGTTTGCTTCGTCCTAAGGCAGACCCTATAGACGAATATAGATTTTATCAGGTTCTAGTGGGTTCCCTAGAGAACTTCACTGAGGAATATAAAGAAAGGCTTAAGGCATACATGATCAAAGCAATGAGAGAAAGCAAAGAGAAGACCACGTGGGAGAAACCTAATCTGGAGTATGAAGAGAAGGTGATTCAGATGGTTGAGGATGGATTCTCCAACGACGGGTTCAGGAATGACGTCTCTTCCTTTGTAAAGGAAGTGGATCTGAAAGGAAAAGAGAAATCGCTTGCAATGATAACGTTAAAGATAATGACTCCCGGAATAGCTGATTTTTATCAAGGAACAGAGACTTGGCGTTACCTTCTGGTGGATCCGGACAATAGACTTAAGGTAGACTTTCGTTGGTTGAATTCCCTTAGGGACGAAACCCCATCATTAGATTTAGGCAAACATTCGACGAAAACTAACTTAATAAGGAAATTATTGAAAGTAAAAAGAGAAATATATGGAACTGAGTATAAGCCTTTAAAGGTGGATAAAGGTTACCTAGCTTTCAAACGTGGAAGTTACACCGTTATTGTGAGGACTCTCTCTAGGGCGGGGAAGTTAAACCTTCAAATTTCGGGCTTCGATGTAGTTAGAGGAACCGAGGTTGGAGATATGAATGAGGAGCTTTCTAAGTTCCCCGTGATTGTGATGAAGAATTAG
- a CDS encoding plasma-membrane proton-efflux P-type ATPase: MPLISHYVDLLSTRLNDNMMDYSKATLDEVFSLLSTSRSGLTSEEAKLRLEKYGYNEVKEKKESPLRKFLSKFSAPVPWMLEVTAVVTFLLRKYDDMGIILFLLIFNAIVSFVQESRAESAVELLRKKLSVQASVLRNGEWKSIPARELVPGDIIHVRLGDIVPADVKVIDGEVEVDQSALTGESISVERKVGSLLYSGSVIKRGEAYGVVVNTGVNTYFGKTTELVQSAKVQSHIESLILGIVKYLITIDVALVLLMSLYSFLTGVPLTNVLPFALVVLIASIPVALPATFTIAMAIGALEMSKKGVLVTRLNAIEDASSMDVLCMDKTGTITENKLYVIDPIVIQGKEDDLIRYAVLASEEVGEDPIDKAIINYAKEKGIKVDFSKRKSFTPFDPSTKRSEGIVEENGKEIKVVKGAPQVVGSLCGMTDQIKDVVDKLALRGFRVIAVGKGEEEKLNLVGLLPLLDRPRKDSPILIHELKDLGVSVKMITGDNKAIAGEIAKEVGITDRPCAISDVKEGKEKVDECGVFAEVFPEDKFFVVKSLQSEGHVTGMTGDGVNDAPALKQAEVGIAVSNATDVAKAAASIVLTHEGITDIVDAVKSGRKIYQRMLTYTLNKIMKTIQVVIFLTTSFFVFRFFVTTPFDIILLLFANDFVTMSIATDNVRYSKSPEKWSVKPLITSSAILSSMLVLEGFVGIFISFYLGLNHIQIQTFVFDLLVFSGLFTVLMIRERKRFWHSSPSKWLSLSIAGDILVISLISVLGILVTPVPFDAVLFALGLAFTWMIAMDTVKNFVFRKYNL, translated from the coding sequence ATGCCATTAATATCACATTATGTTGATTTATTATCTACAAGGCTAAATGATAATATGATGGACTATTCTAAAGCAACTCTTGATGAAGTATTCTCTTTACTTTCCACTTCACGTTCAGGCCTAACTTCAGAGGAAGCGAAACTACGTTTGGAGAAGTATGGATACAACGAAGTAAAGGAAAAGAAGGAAAGTCCTTTGAGGAAGTTCTTATCAAAGTTCTCCGCCCCTGTTCCATGGATGTTAGAAGTAACAGCAGTAGTTACCTTCCTATTGAGGAAATATGATGATATGGGCATAATACTTTTTCTTCTAATATTTAACGCAATAGTTAGCTTCGTGCAAGAATCCCGTGCAGAGAGTGCGGTAGAGCTTTTGAGGAAAAAACTTTCAGTTCAAGCTTCAGTTCTAAGGAATGGAGAGTGGAAAAGTATTCCAGCAAGAGAGCTTGTACCGGGCGACATAATTCACGTTAGGCTGGGCGACATAGTGCCAGCTGACGTAAAGGTGATAGATGGAGAAGTTGAAGTTGACCAGTCAGCCCTTACTGGAGAGTCTATAAGTGTAGAGAGAAAGGTAGGTTCTCTTCTTTACTCAGGTTCGGTAATTAAAAGGGGAGAAGCTTACGGGGTAGTTGTAAATACCGGTGTAAACACTTACTTCGGTAAGACTACAGAGTTAGTTCAAAGTGCGAAGGTACAATCTCACATCGAGTCCTTAATTCTTGGAATAGTGAAGTATTTAATTACAATTGACGTAGCCTTGGTTCTCTTGATGTCACTTTACTCCTTCCTAACTGGTGTTCCTCTGACTAACGTCTTACCTTTCGCCTTGGTAGTTCTGATAGCATCAATACCAGTAGCCTTACCAGCTACCTTTACCATTGCAATGGCAATAGGAGCACTGGAAATGTCTAAGAAGGGAGTTCTGGTGACCAGACTTAATGCAATTGAGGACGCGTCGTCTATGGATGTACTTTGTATGGACAAGACTGGCACTATTACTGAAAATAAGCTCTACGTTATAGATCCAATAGTTATCCAAGGAAAGGAAGATGATCTCATAAGATATGCTGTGCTCGCGTCAGAGGAGGTAGGAGAGGACCCAATAGACAAAGCTATAATAAATTACGCTAAAGAAAAGGGAATAAAAGTAGATTTCTCTAAAAGGAAGAGTTTCACTCCATTCGATCCTTCCACAAAGAGAAGTGAGGGAATAGTTGAGGAAAACGGTAAAGAAATTAAAGTGGTTAAAGGTGCACCTCAGGTAGTAGGATCTCTATGTGGAATGACGGATCAAATTAAGGATGTAGTAGATAAACTTGCTTTGAGGGGTTTTAGAGTAATTGCAGTAGGCAAGGGAGAGGAAGAAAAGCTCAACTTAGTTGGTCTACTTCCACTCTTGGATAGACCTAGAAAGGACTCTCCAATCTTGATTCACGAATTGAAAGATCTAGGTGTCTCCGTTAAGATGATAACCGGAGACAACAAAGCAATAGCGGGAGAGATAGCTAAAGAGGTTGGAATTACTGACCGTCCATGTGCAATTTCCGACGTCAAGGAAGGAAAAGAAAAGGTTGACGAGTGCGGAGTCTTTGCTGAAGTATTCCCTGAGGACAAGTTCTTCGTTGTAAAGAGCCTTCAATCAGAAGGTCATGTTACAGGTATGACTGGAGACGGTGTAAATGATGCTCCCGCCCTAAAGCAAGCCGAAGTAGGCATAGCAGTTAGTAATGCCACTGACGTGGCAAAGGCAGCTGCTAGCATAGTTCTAACCCACGAGGGAATAACTGACATAGTTGACGCAGTGAAAAGCGGTAGGAAGATCTATCAGAGGATGCTAACCTATACTTTGAACAAGATAATGAAGACTATTCAAGTAGTTATATTTCTGACTACGTCGTTTTTCGTATTTAGGTTCTTCGTTACAACGCCTTTTGATATAATTCTTCTTCTTTTTGCCAACGACTTCGTTACCATGTCAATAGCAACGGATAATGTAAGATACTCGAAGTCTCCTGAAAAGTGGAGCGTCAAACCTCTAATTACGAGTTCCGCGATCCTTTCGTCGATGTTGGTTCTAGAGGGATTTGTAGGAATTTTCATTTCTTTTTATCTTGGACTAAATCACATTCAGATACAGACCTTCGTGTTTGACCTTCTGGTTTTCTCCGGTCTTTTCACAGTCCTTATGATAAGGGAAAGAAAGAGGTTCTGGCATTCCTCTCCCAGCAAGTGGCTGTCCCTCTCCATAGCTGGTGACATTTTGGTGATAAGCTTAATCTCAGTGTTAGGTATACTCGTAACTCCTGTTCCTTTTGACGCAGTGTTATTTGCTCTGGGGTTAGCCTTCACTTGGATGATAGCTATGGATACAGTGAAGAACTTCGTCTTTAGGAAATATAACTTATAA
- a CDS encoding AIR synthase family protein, with product MLGKIGKDTFDNIIYPNLGERRNEVIVPPMNGVDVGVVDLMDGRVLVTKTDPVFIVKEYGLRKAAWFAVHILASDLMTSGISPQYALIDLNLPPSMTDQEFEEMWKGISDSLKEIGVMVIGGHTGRYEGVNYPMLGGFTMLGIGEKKKLANPSKVEVGDQVVVTKGPAIEATALLVNTFPTVFQDELDNDVMKEALDMYWKMSCWKDGLIASNVGVKAMHDATEGGLWNALVEMSEASGKGIEVRKSEIPMPRAVKEVTSLVGIDPYTSISEGTMVIITSDGDGVVSSLTKEGIEAGVVGKVVEGDGVEVDGKKIGRPDHDPFWVAFSEIGSKGKSALKS from the coding sequence ATGTTAGGAAAGATAGGTAAGGATACATTCGATAACATCATCTATCCAAATCTAGGGGAAAGGAGAAATGAGGTTATTGTTCCTCCAATGAATGGAGTTGACGTGGGAGTAGTTGACCTAATGGACGGGAGGGTACTCGTAACTAAAACTGATCCAGTTTTCATAGTAAAGGAGTACGGTCTTAGAAAGGCAGCATGGTTCGCGGTTCATATACTTGCGAGCGACCTAATGACTTCTGGGATATCACCTCAATACGCCTTGATAGACCTTAACTTGCCGCCTTCAATGACAGATCAGGAATTTGAGGAAATGTGGAAGGGAATAAGTGACTCATTAAAGGAAATAGGAGTAATGGTCATAGGCGGTCATACAGGTAGATATGAGGGAGTTAACTATCCAATGTTAGGAGGTTTCACAATGCTTGGGATAGGGGAGAAGAAAAAGCTGGCTAATCCATCTAAGGTAGAGGTTGGAGACCAAGTTGTAGTTACTAAAGGTCCAGCAATAGAAGCTACAGCGCTGTTGGTAAACACGTTCCCAACGGTTTTTCAAGACGAACTTGATAACGACGTAATGAAGGAAGCTTTGGATATGTATTGGAAGATGTCGTGCTGGAAGGACGGTTTAATAGCGTCCAACGTAGGCGTTAAGGCTATGCATGACGCTACTGAAGGAGGATTATGGAACGCTTTAGTCGAGATGAGCGAGGCAAGTGGTAAAGGAATAGAGGTTAGGAAAAGTGAGATCCCGATGCCAAGGGCTGTGAAGGAAGTAACTTCCCTAGTGGGAATAGATCCTTACACCTCAATAAGCGAGGGAACCATGGTCATAATTACATCGGACGGAGATGGCGTTGTAAGCTCACTCACGAAGGAAGGGATAGAGGCTGGAGTTGTGGGTAAAGTCGTGGAAGGAGACGGAGTTGAGGTAGATGGAAAGAAAATAGGTAGGCCTGACCACGATCCGTTCTGGGTTGCGTTCTCGGAGATAGGTAGTAAGGGCAAATCAGCCCTCAAGTCGTGA